In a genomic window of Nitrospirota bacterium:
- the ychF gene encoding redox-regulated ATPase YchF, translated as MKIGITGLANSGKTTVFNALTGLGAETTPYPSTGGQPNMGVVKVPDPRVDRLSGIFNPRKTTFSTVHYVDYIGLTPKDLKQNRTVLEFIKDADALVQVVRAFEDEAVLHPLGRIAPLADVETVEAELLFGDLELVERRLETMEASRKKGGVKINEEEKKVLLRARETLEAERPLRDAAFGEAELRAMRHLQFMSIKPEVVVLNVGETDLGSEKAASWRESVSGFFGGSSQVDVQVLSGKVEMEIAELPPEEARDFLDDLGIEEPALDRLIRVSYDKVGLISFFTVGADEVRAWAVGRGTSALRAAGKIHSDIERGFIRAEVVSYDDFMSAGASMAQAREKGLLRLEGKSYEVKDGDIVNFRFNV; from the coding sequence ATGAAAATAGGCATCACCGGCCTGGCCAACTCGGGCAAGACCACGGTCTTTAACGCCCTTACCGGGCTCGGCGCGGAGACGACCCCTTATCCCTCCACCGGGGGACAGCCCAACATGGGCGTGGTGAAGGTGCCCGACCCCAGGGTTGACCGGCTGAGCGGGATATTCAATCCCAGGAAAACCACCTTTTCCACAGTCCATTACGTGGATTACATCGGCCTCACCCCGAAGGACCTGAAACAGAACCGTACCGTCTTGGAGTTCATCAAGGACGCCGACGCGCTGGTGCAGGTGGTGCGGGCCTTCGAGGACGAGGCGGTCCTTCACCCCCTGGGGCGGATAGCCCCCCTGGCCGACGTGGAGACGGTGGAGGCCGAGCTCCTCTTCGGCGACCTGGAGCTGGTGGAGCGGAGGCTCGAGACCATGGAGGCCTCGCGGAAGAAGGGCGGGGTAAAGATAAACGAGGAGGAAAAGAAGGTGCTCCTGAGGGCCCGGGAGACCCTGGAGGCCGAAAGACCTCTCAGGGACGCCGCCTTCGGCGAGGCCGAGCTGCGGGCCATGCGCCACCTGCAGTTCATGTCCATAAAGCCCGAGGTGGTCGTCCTGAACGTCGGCGAGACGGACCTTGGCTCCGAAAAGGCCGCCTCGTGGAGGGAGAGCGTTTCGGGCTTCTTCGGGGGTTCCTCCCAGGTGGACGTGCAGGTCCTGAGCGGGAAGGTCGAGATGGAGATTGCGGAGCTTCCCCCGGAGGAGGCCCGGGACTTCCTCGACGATCTGGGAATCGAGGAGCCGGCCTTGGACAGGCTCATCCGCGTCTCCTACGATAAGGTGGGCCTCATTTCCTTCTTTACCGTGGGTGCCGACGAGGTGCGGGCCTGGGCCGTCGGGAGAGGGACGAGCGCTCTCAGGGCCGCGGGCAAGATCCACTCCGACATAGAGAGGGGCTTCATCAGGGCGGAGGTGGTCTCCTACGACGATTTCATGTCGGCCGGCGCAAGCATGGCCCAGGCACGGGAGAAAGGGCTTCTGAGGCTCGAAGGGAAATCCTACGAAGTAAAGGACGGCGATATCGTCAATTTCCGTTTCAACGTCTGA